The Vitis vinifera cultivar Pinot Noir 40024 chromosome 12, ASM3070453v1 genome has a segment encoding these proteins:
- the LOC100248152 gene encoding homeobox protein knotted-1-like LET6 isoform X1 has translation MTQFKTSKVFLPLPFWNNNNSSNNPNQQSSQKVSALMPQGSCNHNNSGCYFMEGSNSNTTNNHDCTSCSMKAKIMAHPHYPRLLAAYVNCQKVGAPPEVVARLEEACASEEAMGRSATSCVGEDPALDQFMEAYCEMLTKYEQELTKPFKEAMLFLSRIECQFKALTVAPSDSVCGSYAGRVGSSEEEVDGNDTCIDPQAEDRELKGQLLRKYSGYLGSLKQEFLKKKKKGKLPKEARQQLLDWWSRHYKWPYPSESQKLALAESTGLDQKQINNWFINQRKRHWKPSEDMQFVVMDATHPHYYMDSVMGNPFPMDCTPTLL, from the exons ATGACACAGTTCA AAACCAGTAAGGTGTTTCTTCCTCTACCCTTCTGGAACAACAACAACAGCAGCAACAATCCTAATCAGCAGAGCAGCCAAAAGGTCTCTGCCCTAATGCCCCAAGGCAGCTGCAACCACAACAACTCAGGTTGTTATTTCATGGAAGGCAGCAACAGCAACACCACCAATAATCATGACTGCACCAGCTGTTCTATGAAAGCTAAGATCATGGCTCATCCCCACTACCCTCGCCTCTTGGCTGCCTATGTTAATTGCCAAAAG GTGGGGGCACCGCCGGAAGTGGTAGCCAGGTTAGAAGAGGCTTGTGCTTCTGAGGAAGCCATGGGTAGGTCTGCAACAAGCTGCGTAGGAGAAGACCCTGCACTGGATCAGTTCATGGAGGCATATTGTGAGATGCTCACCAAGTACGAGCAGGAGCTCACAAAACCCTTCAAAGAAGCCATGCTTTTCCTATCAAGGATCGAGTGCCAGTTCAAAGCCCTAACTGTTGCCCCTTCAGATTCTG TTTGTGGTAGTTATGCGGGTCGGGTTGGATCATCTGAGGAGGAGGTTGATGGGAATGACACTTGCATCGACCCTCAAGCCGAAGACAGGGAGCTGAAGGGCCAGCTTCTGCGCAAGTACAGTGGATATCTGGGTAGCCTGAAGCAGGAGTTcctgaagaagaaaaagaaagggaaactACCCAAGGAAGCCAGGCAGCAGTTGCTTGACTGGTGGAGCAGACACTACAAGTGGCCTTACCCATCG GAGTCCCAAAAACTGGCACTTGCAGAATCGACTGGTCTAGATCAGAAACAGATAAACAACTGGTTCATCAATCAGAGGAAACGCCACTGGAAACCTTCAGAGGATATGCAGTTTGTGGTGATGGACGCAACCCATCCCCACTACTACATGGACAGCGTTATGGGCAATCCGTTCCCCATGGACTGCACGCCTACGCTTCTATGA
- the LOC100248152 gene encoding homeobox protein knotted-1-like LET6 isoform X2, translated as MPQGSCNHNNSGCYFMEGSNSNTTNNHDCTSCSMKAKIMAHPHYPRLLAAYVNCQKVGAPPEVVARLEEACASEEAMGRSATSCVGEDPALDQFMEAYCEMLTKYEQELTKPFKEAMLFLSRIECQFKALTVAPSDSVCGSYAGRVGSSEEEVDGNDTCIDPQAEDRELKGQLLRKYSGYLGSLKQEFLKKKKKGKLPKEARQQLLDWWSRHYKWPYPSESQKLALAESTGLDQKQINNWFINQRKRHWKPSEDMQFVVMDATHPHYYMDSVMGNPFPMDCTPTLL; from the exons ATGCCCCAAGGCAGCTGCAACCACAACAACTCAGGTTGTTATTTCATGGAAGGCAGCAACAGCAACACCACCAATAATCATGACTGCACCAGCTGTTCTATGAAAGCTAAGATCATGGCTCATCCCCACTACCCTCGCCTCTTGGCTGCCTATGTTAATTGCCAAAAG GTGGGGGCACCGCCGGAAGTGGTAGCCAGGTTAGAAGAGGCTTGTGCTTCTGAGGAAGCCATGGGTAGGTCTGCAACAAGCTGCGTAGGAGAAGACCCTGCACTGGATCAGTTCATGGAGGCATATTGTGAGATGCTCACCAAGTACGAGCAGGAGCTCACAAAACCCTTCAAAGAAGCCATGCTTTTCCTATCAAGGATCGAGTGCCAGTTCAAAGCCCTAACTGTTGCCCCTTCAGATTCTG TTTGTGGTAGTTATGCGGGTCGGGTTGGATCATCTGAGGAGGAGGTTGATGGGAATGACACTTGCATCGACCCTCAAGCCGAAGACAGGGAGCTGAAGGGCCAGCTTCTGCGCAAGTACAGTGGATATCTGGGTAGCCTGAAGCAGGAGTTcctgaagaagaaaaagaaagggaaactACCCAAGGAAGCCAGGCAGCAGTTGCTTGACTGGTGGAGCAGACACTACAAGTGGCCTTACCCATCG GAGTCCCAAAAACTGGCACTTGCAGAATCGACTGGTCTAGATCAGAAACAGATAAACAACTGGTTCATCAATCAGAGGAAACGCCACTGGAAACCTTCAGAGGATATGCAGTTTGTGGTGATGGACGCAACCCATCCCCACTACTACATGGACAGCGTTATGGGCAATCCGTTCCCCATGGACTGCACGCCTACGCTTCTATGA